The sequence below is a genomic window from Nocardia fluminea.
CATCACCCCCTACTGGCGCCCCGCCACCTGGGCCGCCGGCGTCGTCGTGGTCGACGCGTTGGCCTGGGGCGGTGGCGACGACGGCTTACTCGACCGCTGGGCCACGCTGCCCGAATGGCCCCAAATGCTCCTCCGCGCCTTGATCTTCCGACTGGCGGTCCACGCCCTGCACCCCCGCTCCACCCCCGAGGCGTTCCCCGGTCTCGCCCGCACCGCGGATATGGTCCGTTTGGCGCTGTAAGGGCGAATTGCGCGCAACGTGACCTTTGGGTCGTATGTGATCTCAAATCCGTTGAGACCCAACGTTTCCTGCACCCCTGCGTGCTATCTTCATCGAGCATCGCCGCCATGTGTCCTGCCCTGGACCCGGGGGACCCACCGCGGCCCGTCACGAGCGGTGAGGATTGCTACGGGTGAGAATCCAGCCCAGACAGCAGATTCTGGACATTTGGAGCGCCATGCTCTCGGCTTGTTATCGAGACGAGAAATGGCATTGGGACGGCGTCCTGGACGCCAATTCGATCAGCGATTCCGAACAGCTGCTGTGCCTGTTGTATCCGGCCACGGAGATCGAGAGCTTCGCGCTCGATCGGCCGGAGATGATGTCCGACGATGTTCAGGTCGCGCTCAGCGCGTTCGGCGGGCCGACCCGAATCGGCGTCGCCATGATCGGGCTCATGGAGGAGTACCTGCGGCGCAACACCGGTGACGACGGCACGCCGCGGTTCGACGCGGGCAGCTATCTGCGTGCGAACGCGGGCGAAGAACCCACCGAGCGGCAACTCGCGATCGAAGTGGTCGACAGCTACTCGATGTCGGTGACGCTGTGCCTGGCCGGCCTCGGGTTCGCTCGCGTCTTCGATCGATGGGCCAACGCGGAGAACCGCGAGGACATCAGAATCCGGATCGCCGACCTCAGGACCGCGTTGAGCGACCGGCTCACGATCGCGATGACCGGCCTGATCCGCAGCTTCGTGGTCAACACGGTCTCGGTGCGCTCGCCCTCGGGCAAAGCGATGCTCGCCATGCTCAATCAATCCGGCGCACCGGAGAACTCGGTGGTCGAGTCGGTGCGCGACAACCTGGATCGGGTACGCGCACGCCTGCGCACCGATGTGAAGCTGGGCCGGACACCGCACACCGACTTCGAAGAAGACGACCAGCTGTTCGAATGCGGTTGGAGCTGGGGGGTCGTGCAGGAGGCGGATCCGGTCGAGTTCGACGACCGGGTGGTCGAACAGACCGTCGGCATCGCCGATCCACGCCCATATCTGTACTTCACCGTCGTCGCGCTCGACGGCATCAACGATATTCTCTCCCAGCGCACCAGAGAGCTCGACCTGCTCAACAAGGAGCAACAGCGACTGGCCGACGCGCTGCGGCTGCGCTGGGACCTGACCCAGCGGTACTGGTCGACGGTCGCCCGGTTCGGTTCGGGGCGTTGGCCACTGGAGGACATTCCGTGGCGGACCTCCGACGGCGAGGAATCCGACTACTTCAGTTTGATCGTGTCGGCGGTGCTGATCCAGGAACTGATCGCCCGCACCGCCTCCGACGACGATCTCACCCGCGCGGTGGCGATCTTCGACGAACTGTCCCGGCGCGGCCGGATCACCCGGCGCCCGACCAAAGCCGACTCGGCGGTCACCCTGCACGACCCCGGTGTCCAGATGGTGCTGCGGGGTACGGAGCGAGTCGAGGGTGGCGGTCCCCAGCTCACCTGGATCGTGTCCGATTTCGCGACCGTGCTGTTGAAGCGGGCACTGCAGGCGGCACAACTGTCGGGCAACATCGGCGCCCGTGACCAGCTGATGGAGCTGGCGAAGAACGTGATGGACCATCTGGATCGCCGCGTCATCGCCGATGGCGCCGCGGCGGGACTGTGGGACGATCCGGCCGGTGTCTTCGGCGGGAAGCATCAGCAACATCCCTCCTGGTACCTGACCGAGCGGATGGTCGAATGCCTGGTGGCGGCCGACCGGACCTACCGGGAAACACCGCTGCGTTCGACGGCGATGGTCAGCCGGGCCGTCGAAATCCTCAACGAGGCAGAACATCTGCTCAATCAGGCGATGCTCGAGGTGAGCATCTTCGACACCTCGGCCAATCGGGTGTCACTCGATGAGATCGAACGCAAACTCGGGCGGGCGCGCGCATTGATCAACACCCAGCCCGCTACCTCCTTCACGTTGGCCTCGACCGCGCTGAAGGAACTCGACGACCTCGCCTACGCGCGTGCCAATGCGATGAGGAGCACCTGATCCGATGATCGTGTTCGCCACCTCCGACAAAGGCGGGACCGGGCGATCGGTCACCAGCTGCAACCTGGCCTATCGTCTCGGGCTGCGTGGAACCAGCACCGCGTATGTGGATTTCGACTTCGGCTCGCCGACGGCGGGCGCCCTGTTCGAGATCAGCAAGGTCGACAAAGGTGCCGAGCCGGGCCGCGGTCTGCACTCCTACCTGCGCGGCGAGATCACCGATCCACAGCGGCTCGACGTGCGGGTGGCGACCGATCGCGAGGCCCTGCGGAGTCGGCGTTCCCGGGGCGGCAAACTGTTCCTGCTGCCCGGCGACGAAGGCGGCGGCGAGGCGATGGCGGCCGAGGACCCGCAGGTGGTCCGGCGGTGTATCGACCTGCTGCTCGAACTCGACGCCGCGTTCAAGGTGGTCATCGTCGATCTCAGCGCGGGCCGGTCGGTGGCGATGCAGATCGCGCTGGAAGCCACGGCGCCGAAGTACATGCCCGACAAAGAGGTGTACTGGTTGCTGTTCCACCGCTGGACTCGCCAGCACATCATGGCGGCCCACGGTTTGGTCAACGGGCCGAAGGGCCTGATCCAGACCGGCACCGCCGAGATCGGCAGGCAGCCGCTCTACACCGAGCGAGAACTGCGCCGGCGCATCCGTTTCGTGCGCACGGCGGTGCCGCGGCCGGGGGAGCAGCCGGAGACGGTGAGCGGCCCGCAGGCCGCGTGGCTGCTGCGCCAGGATGCCGCGCTGCGGTCGCTGGCCGCCGAGTACCGCCTCGGCGCGGGCTCGCTGCTCGGGCGTACGCCGGTGGAGCCCGTGCTGCAGTGGCGCGAGCAGATCATCCTCGACGCCGATGTCTCCGCCGGGATCGCCAACCGCGAAACCGTCGAGGCCTTCGAGGACCTCGCCAGGAAGCTGATCGCCGAGGACACCTGGGTTCCGATCTGAGGGCCGGTGTGTACCGCACCGGAAAACTCGTTAGGCTCCCTGTTTCGTGGACTCATTGTTCCAGGAAGCGACTGCCGCGACCCGAGTGGAATCCGTTGCGATGTCGCACGTATCCCTCGAGGTCGGCCATTTCTCGATGGACGAGCTCGCTAATCGTCCCGACGCGGTGCGCGCCCAATTCGAGCGGGTAGCGCCCTTGGTGCACGCCTTCACCGAAATGGCGCGTGACGAATTCGCCGAGCGTGCCGGTGGTCGTTCCCGGGTCAGGGTGAGTACGTGTTTCCTCATCGACGACTACTTCCGGGGCACTACCGATCCGCGGGCGATCCTGCCGGGATTCCTGAGATCGGCACAGGAGTCCGGGATCCGGGTCGACTACCTCGGCCGGGAGGCGGGCTGCGCGGTCGTGCCCAAGAAGGACAGCAGCGGCGCACCGACCAAACTGGCCCAGATCGTCGCCGACATGGTGGTCGCGGAACCGCTGGAGGGTTATTCCGGTCGCAGGCCACCGACCACCGAACTCGGGTGGTTGAGCAACGGCAGGCCCTCCAGCGACGACGAACTGCGCGATGCCATGGACCTGCGCGACTACGTGCCACCGTTGGAACTCAGCAGGCGCAATCATTCGATCTACCTCGACGTGGAGATGTGGCGCCGGGATCGCGAGCGCGACGACCCCTACTGGTCGTGCCCGTTCCTCGCCTCCGTCTGGCAGTTGTTGCGGCTCGGCATGGTTCGCTTCGAAGGCAAGCGCGTCGCCGAGCCCGCCGACTATCGCGACTGGGCCACCCAGGAATGGGCCGAGAGCTGGGGGGTGTTGCCCTCGATCATGCAGTTGCACGATGCGGCGCCGTTCGCGGCGTTCCGCTCGGTGTCGATTCTGCCGAAACGCTATCTGGGAATCGAACATTCGGTGCAGCAGATCCTGGACCACCTCGATATCGACGCCGGAGTCAACGAGGTGTACGCCCAACGCGCGCAAGAGAATCGGATCGTCGCCACCGACCACCTCAGCGACCGGCTCTCCCACTTCTTTCTCGGCGCGGGCTGAGGGCCGGTGAGGGCGTACGCTGCAACGATGGAACTGCGCCCTCCGGTATCGGCGGTGCTCGGCGAAGTCCGCACCGGCCTGCTCCCCGCGGCGGCCGCGTTGTCGCGCGATTCCGCGGCCGAACTCATGGCACTCGTGCACGGCCATCCGGTGCCCTCGCGGGAACGCCCCGTCACCTGGGCGCAGTCACCGGTCGTTCTGGAAGGCATCGACTGCAGGCTGGCCACACCCGATCAGCGCCGGGTCAGGGCGGTGGGCACCGTCGCCGCCCGCGCCGCCGTGGTCGGTGGACGGATCCTGCGCAGTTCGGCCCGCAGCGCGATCGTGCCCGCGGCGTCGGATCGGCGGCAGAAGTGGGTGCACTACCTGGATCGGCCCGGCGTCGCCGAAGTCCTCACGCGCGCACCGGACAACCACGCCGCCGACCTCGCCGCGGGATTTCTCGCGGTGCGCGACGGTGCCACCGACACCTTCGACCCCGGTGCGGTCGCGGCCAGACTGGCGGTACGGGTGCGCCGCAACCCGATGCTCGATCAGCGTCCGCCACTGCACACCCCCACCACCCGGCTGCGGTGGGCGGCACGCGTCGTCGAGGGCGCCGCGGCCACGATGACCTTGACGCTGTACCCCGACGAACTGCGCACCGCCGATTTCGTCGTCGGCGATTTCGCGGAACTGGCCGCGGTCCAAGGACTCTGCGACGACATCGCGCTGCACGACTGGTTGCTGACGGTACTCACCGAGGTGATCGACGAAGCCGAGATGTCCGAGCTGTCGCGGACTCCGGTCGACAGGGTGATCAGCCCGCTGCTCGAGCACCTGGTCTACCTGTGGATGCCCGGTGCCGCGACAGCGCCGGTGATCCGCCGGTTGTGGGACGTGCTCGAAGCCGACCCCGGCTTCAGCCGGCAGTGGAACGCCAGGGTGGGACAGTTGCGCGACCGGCTCGCGGTCGCCACGCTCGCGGCGCTGAACCGCTCCACCGCGGCGTGGTGATCACAGGCGGAACAGCTGGCGCACCAGCAGGGCGAAGAACACCGAGATCGAGACGATGCCCGCGTAGGACTCGAGGATCAGGAGCACCCTGGCGGCGGTACCCGCGCTCTCGACGTCCTGGTAGCCCAGCGGATTGAGAAAGCTGACGAAACCCAGGTACACCGAGCGGCCGACGCTGGTGGTCGAGGTCGCGGCCACCCCCAGGGTGAACAGGGCGATCTGCGCGGCGATCCACGCCAGCAGCCGGAACGGCCGATAACCGTAGCCGCACAGCAGGTCCGAGCTCCGGCCGAGGAAGCGCCCGAGCCGGGAGCGGTCGGCGACGGTCCTGGCGCGTGCCTGGTTCAGACCGCAGCGATCCTGACCGCGCGCGTCCTCGGTCACCGTGTAGAGCCGCACGCCCTGCCGGTATGCCAGCGCGGCGTGCGCGGGCAGCCGAGCGTGGCGCAGGTGCGCGCCGAGATCTTCGTAGGCCTCGGCCAGCAGCCGGTCCTGGGTGCGGCTCAGTCGCAGTGGGCCACGCATCTCCACCTCGGCCGCGAACAGCGCGGCGAGCGCGGTGATCAGCACCAGGTTCTCGCCCGCCGTGCGGAGCCGGGCGGGGTCGGCATCGCGATACAGATGCGCGAAGACCAGGCTGTCGCCCGATCGTCGGCTCGTCGGCGGGGTATAGCTGAGCAGGATGCGTTCGACCCGGTGGTTGAAGTCGTCGAGCAGGACGTATTCGTCGGCCGCGCCCTCGCCGCGCCGGAAGTCGCCGATCTCGGCCGCGAAGGCATCGGCGTGACGTTGGATCAGGTCCGTCTTCGCCGCGACGAAGTCGCTGAGGTTTCTCTGGTCGGCGTGTTCCATGCTGTCCCCCCGATTCGGCCGCGGCCGTCATCCACCCGGTGGCGCGTGACCGCCCTTGCGCCATCGCGGATCCATCCGGTCCAGGGGCGGCCAGCCGTTCCCCGCCGGTTCGATCCAGTGCACCAACAGCTCTCGGGGTTCGCCGGCACCGAAGTACTGGTCCTCGTACCCGGCCCAGGTGAAGCCGGATTCCTTGTAGAGGTTGGCGGCGGGCACATTCGACGGGCGGACGGTGATGAAGACCGCGCCGATGCCGTCGGCCCGGCAGCGATCGACCGCGCGTTCCAGCAACGACCTACCGAGTCCGCGGCCCTGATGGGAGGCCGCGACGGCCAGTCCGACCAGCCACGCGGTGCCGCCCGGCGAGACCGCGAGCAGGGCGTAGCCGCAGATCGAACCGCCGAGTTCGGCCACCACCCAGTGTGATCCGTGCACATCGAACAGCTGACGCAACGCGAAGTAGGGGTAGGCCAGCGACATGAATTCGCTGGATTCGAGCTCGGCGATCGCGGGAAGGTCATCGACGACGGCCGACCTGAACACCGGTTCGGTCAACCCGCTCGAGATGTCCAATTACCGCCCACCTCTGCTACGCCGATGCAAGGTCCGCTTTCCAGAGTAAGGGCAGGGTCGGTCACCCGGCCACAAACATTGATGAAAGCTGTTGGCTCACAGCGCAGTACCGCGTCGAATCGGACGACGCACGACAGCCGAAAGCCACGTTCGGGAGGGGATCCGAACGTGGCTTTCGGTGCGGAGGGCGATTACACGTTGGCGTAGGCCAGGGAGGGGATCCTGTCGGTGACGAAGGAGGAGCGCAGGTAGCACCACCAGGTGACACTCGCCATCACCAGGAACGCGACGGCGTAGCCCCAGAAGGCGGGTGCCATGGTGCCGAAGTTGATGTTGGACAGGCGAAGTGCCTGCTGCAGGACGAAGCCACCGAAGGCGCCGACGGCACCGATCACGCCGATCGCGGCACCGGCCTGACGGCGAGCCGAAGCCTGCGCCTCGGTGATCTCCAATCCGTGTTCGGCGGCGTACTTCTTGGCGGTGGCGCCGAAGATCGAGGGGATCATCCGGTAGGTCGAGCCGTTGCCGAGGCCGGTGAGCACGAACAGCAGCAGGAACGCGGCGAGGTAGAGCGGGAAGCTCTTCATCGTCAGCGCGGTCATGATCAACCCGACCGCTACGGACATCCCGGTGAACACGATCACCGTGATGCGCGCGCCGCCGACCTTGTCGGAAATCCATCCACCCACCGGGCGGCTGAACGATCCGACCAGGGCACCGAGGAAGGCCAGGTTACCGACCATGCTGATCCAGCTGATCTGGGTCAGATGCGGGAAGTTGGCCTTGATCAGGGTCGGGAAGGCGAAGGAGAAGCCGATGAACGACCCGAACGTGCCGATGTAGAGGAAGGACATGATCCACGTGTGCGGGTTGGTCAGCGCGAGCTTGTAGGACTTGCCGTCGGCCTTGGCGGAGACGATCGAGTCCATGTACCGCAGTGCACCGAACGCGGCGATCAGGATGAACGGCACCCAGACCAGGATGGCCAGGGTGATACCGAACCGGTAGCCGGCGGCGTCCTTGGCCAGCAGGTGCGTGCCGAAGGTGATCAGCAGCGGTGCGACCAGCTGGGTTTGCGCGACGCCGAGGTTGCCGCCCGCGGCGTTGATGCCCAGCGCGGCGCCCTTCTTGCCCTCGGGGAAGAAGAACGAGATGTTGGCCATCGAGGACGAGAAGTTGCCGCCACCGACACCGGCGAGCGCGGCCAGCAGCAGGAAGACCCACATCGGGGTGCCGGGCTGGTTGACGAAGTAGGCGAGGCCGAGGGTCGGGATCAGCAGCATTCCCGCACTGAAGACGGTGAAGGCCCGACCGCCGAACTTGGGAACCGCGAACGTGTAGGGGATGCGCAGCGTGGCGCCGACCAGGGTCGGGACCGAGGTCAGCAGCAGTGCGTTGGCGACGGCGGTGGGGTTACCTTTGCCGAGACCTTCGAGGAAGGTGAAGCCGGCGGCGCCCATCGCGGTGACAATGGAGCCGAACAGCACCCAGACGCTGAAGCCCAGATTCTCGGCGAACACGGAGAACCACAGGTTCTTCTTGGCGGTCTTCTCACCGCCCGATTCCCAGAACTTCGGGTTGTCGGGTTCCCACTGGGTCAGCCATCGACCCTTCTTCTCATATTCGAACGACGGAGATTCCGTCGCCTGGCCGGTGGCGGCGATTGCGGTCATCGGCTTCCTCTCGATCGAGCGCGTATGCGGTGTCGAGATAAAGGTAGGAGCCGGTTGTTGCGTGACAATGGCCTCAGGTGACGTTCCCGGCAACTACGGCTCACCGTGCGAATTCGCTGGTGGTGACAGCCCGGTTACCTGGATTCAGTAAATGCCTCGCCGCGCTGCTCAGCGGTCCGGGTATTCGGCGATGAGCGAGCCGAGGAAGCAGTTGGCCGCCTGCACGGCCCGCTCGGCGTCACCGTCGATGACGGCCTGCACCAGTTCGGCGTGCTCGGTGTCGTACGCGTCGTCGGATTTGGCGGTCCGCGCGTGGATCACCTGCTCGATGATCGGCAGCAGCGAGTCGTAGAACTCCAGGTATACCGCGTTGTGGCTGGCGACGACGATCGCGCGGTGTAATTCGACGTCGGCGGCGATGGCCACCGGGTCGGCTTCGGCCCAGTTCCGGTTGCTGCGTTCGGCGAGCAAACGCTGGAGGGTGGCGATATCGGCGTCGTCGCGGCGGCGCGCGGCCAGGCCCGCCGCGGTGGTGTCGAGGGCCTGGCGCAGTTCGAGGATGTCGCGTTCGTGCGCGTCGGCGAAGTACTTGCCCAGTGTGCCGCCGACCTCGGACGTGGCGATCACATAGGTGCCCGAGCCCTGACGGCGTTCGAGCATGCCCGCGTGCACGAGGGCCTGAACGGCTTCGCGCACGGTGTTCCGGCCGGTCCCGGTGAGCTCGGTGAGTTCCGGTTCGGTGGGGATCCGCTGACCCACCGGCCAACGGCCGGAACGGATCTCGGCCCGAAGCTGTTCGGTGACCTGGGCGATGAGGCTGGTACGCCGGACGGGTTGCACGTCAGCAAGGGTACTGGGCTCGTCCGCCGAGTCACCCCGTGTCCTCGCGGTCGGGAGATCGCTCACAGTCGCTTGGCACCAGTCATCGGGTCATCCTATGATTTACCGGTGCCGCCACTCCGTGAATTTCAGCCAGGTTCAGGTGCCGGGCCTACTTTGGTGGGCGACCGGCGCGACGTCGTCGACCCTGTCAGCCCGTTCCCGGTGAGTCACCCGGGCGCTCCCGGCGTCAGCGCGTCTGCGGTCAGTGGTAGCGAGGTCGATTCTCCGGAGATCACTCGTCGGTCATTGATCGAGGGACGACTGCTGGTGCTGGCGGCCATCATCATGTCGGCGCTGACCTTGCGCGCCGCGGTCACCGCGTTCAGCCCGCTGGCCGAGAAGATCGGCGCCGAGGTCGGGTACGGGACCGGGATCGTCGGGGTGTTCGGCATGTTGCCGACCGCGATGTTCGGGCTCGCCGGGCTGATCACGCCGCTGATCGCGCGCCGTTTCGGGCTCGAGCGCACCGTGTTCGTGGCGATGTTGCTGGCGGGGTTCGGGTCCCTGGTGCGCGTGTTCTCCTCCGGTACCGGCGAGCTGCTGGCGTTCTCGGGCGTGGCGCTGCTCGGCATGGGTATCGGCAATGTGGTGATTCCGCCGCTGGTGAAGCGGTATTTCGGCGATCACCTGGCCGCGATCAGTTCGCTCTATATCGTGATGGTGCAGCTCAGTACCGTCATCCCGGCCTTCATCGCGGTGCCGGTCGCCGAGGCGCACGGCTGGCGGATCTCGATGGGCGTGTGGGCGCTGGTCGGTTTCGCGGCCGCGATCCCGTGGTTGGTCGTGCTGCGCGGTCGCCGTGGTCGCGACACCGTCGACACCACCGCGTTGCCCGCCGAAGCGCCCGAGACCGGTCAGGCCTGGCGTTCGCCGGTGGCGTGGGGGATGGCGGGCATGTTCGGTATGACCTCGCTGACCACGTACGCGATGTTCGCCTGGCTGCCCAAGATCCTGTCCGACGCGGGCGCGAGCGCCGGGTTCGGCGGCAGCATGGTCGGTCTGTTCGCGCTGATCGGGCTGGTCGGGGCGCTGGGCGCGCCCACCGTGGTCTCGCGGATGCGTAATCCGTTCCCCGTCGTGGTCGGCTGCGTGGTGCTGTTCGCGATCGCGTTCGCCGGCCTGCTGGTGTCGCCGATGCACGCCACTCTGCTGTGGGTCCTGCTCCTCGGTCTCGGCCCGTCCACCTTCCCGATGGCATTGACGCTGATCAACCTGCGCACCCGCACACCCCAGGGGTCCGCGGCGCTGTCGGGCTTCACCCAGGGCGTCGGTTACGCGATCGCCTGCGTCGGTCCGCTGCTGTTCGGCATGCTGCACACCTGGACGGGCGGCTGGCTCGCCCCGTTCGCCATGCTCGTCGTCGCCCTCGGTGTGCTCCTCGCTGGCGCCTGGCAGGCGTGCAAACCGCGCATGCTCGAAGACTCCTGGAATTGATCTCACTGTTCGAGTTGCGAACCGGTGCGTCCGGAGTAATGCTGTGTAGATCACACCCTCACGGGTGTTTCCGCCGATTTCTTGCCGCTTCCTTACCTGCGGAAATCGTTGCGATACATGCCTGAAACAAAAGGGCTGATCTCACCTCCCTGATCGGGCGGAGGTGAGAAACCGTTGATTCAAGCGACATTTCCCGCAGCATTTCGGCAATACCCATTTCCTACCGTTGGGCCATCGCACTTTTGGGAGGCCCAATCTTGAGCACGCTGAAGCGGAACCACGACATCGAGCACTGGGATGCCGAAGATGTCGCGGCCTGGGAGGCCGGCGGCAAGGACGTAGCCAAGCGCAACCTGATCTGGTCTGTGATCGCTGAGCACATCGGATTCTCGGTGTGGTCGATCTGGTCGGTGATGGTGCTGTTCATGCCCACCGACAAGTACGGCATCGACGCGGCAGGCAAGTTCTTCCTCGTCGCCATGCCCACCCTGGTCGGCGCGTTCCTGCGCATCCCCTATACCGTCGCCACCGCCCGCTTCGGCGGCCGCAACTGGACGATCTTCTCCGCGTTCCTGCTGCTCATCCCGCTGCTGCTGACGCTGTACTTCGTCAACCAGCCCGGCACTTCCTACACCACCTTCCTGGTCGTTGCCGCGTTCGCCGGCTTCGGTGGCGGCAACTTCGCGTCGTCGATGACCAACATCAACGCCTTCTATCCCCAGCGCCTCAAGGGCTGGGCACTGGGCATGAACGCCGGTGGCGGCAACATCGGCGTCCCGGTGATCCAGCTGCTCGGCCTGCTGGTACTGGTCACCCTCGGTGGCGACTACGCCTCGGTCATCTGCGCGGTCTACCTGGTCCTGGTCGGCGTCACCGCCGTCGGCGCCGCCCTCTTCATGGACAACCTGACCAACCAGAAGGCCGACATGTCCTACATGGTCAAGGCCCTGCGGGTACCGCAGTCCTGGGCGATCGCCTTCCTCTACATCGGCACCTTCGGTTCGTTCATCGGTTACAGCTTCGCCTTCGCGCAGATCCTGCAGATCAGCTTCAAGGCCGGCGGCGACACCGCCGCCCAGGCCGCCATCCACGCCGCGTCGATCGCCTTCGTCGGCCCGCTGCTCGGCTCGCTGGCCCGCCCCTACGGCGGCAAGATGGCCGACCGGATCGGTGGCAGCAAGGTCACCATCGCCACCTTCGGCGCCATGATGCTCGCGGCGCTGCTCGTGGTCACCGCCTCGACGATGGCCGACGGCAACAAGGGTGTTGCCACCGGCGCCACCATGACCCTGCTGGTCGCGGGCTTCATCGCCCTGTTCGTCCTGTCCGGTTTCGGCAACGGTGCCGTCACCAAGATCATCCCGTCGGTGTTCGAGGCCAAGTCCAAGAGCCTGCCGGTCTCGCGGGTCGAGCAGGCGGCCTGGTCGCAGAACACCTCCGGCGCCCTGATCGGCTTCGTCGGCGCCATCGGCGCCCTCGGCGGGGTCGGCATCAACATGGTGTTGCGCAGCTCCTACGCCAGCACCGCTTCGGCCACCAACGCGTTCTGGGTCTTCCTGGCCTTCTACGTGGTCTGCGCCGCCGTTACCTGGACGGTGTTCCTGCGCCGTCCGCGCCTTACCTCCGACTCCGATGTCGTG
It includes:
- a CDS encoding nitrate/nitrite transporter yields the protein MLSTLKRNHDIEHWDAEDVAAWEAGGKDVAKRNLIWSVIAEHIGFSVWSIWSVMVLFMPTDKYGIDAAGKFFLVAMPTLVGAFLRIPYTVATARFGGRNWTIFSAFLLLIPLLLTLYFVNQPGTSYTTFLVVAAFAGFGGGNFASSMTNINAFYPQRLKGWALGMNAGGGNIGVPVIQLLGLLVLVTLGGDYASVICAVYLVLVGVTAVGAALFMDNLTNQKADMSYMVKALRVPQSWAIAFLYIGTFGSFIGYSFAFAQILQISFKAGGDTAAQAAIHAASIAFVGPLLGSLARPYGGKMADRIGGSKVTIATFGAMMLAALLVVTASTMADGNKGVATGATMTLLVAGFIALFVLSGFGNGAVTKIIPSVFEAKSKSLPVSRVEQAAWSQNTSGALIGFVGAIGALGGVGINMVLRSSYASTASATNAFWVFLAFYVVCAAVTWTVFLRRPRLTSDSDVVVEAESLVLEAETNASSANSSAR